One genomic segment of Ictalurus punctatus breed USDA103 chromosome 4, Coco_2.0, whole genome shotgun sequence includes these proteins:
- the LOC108264180 gene encoding ADP-ribosylation factor 5 produces MGLTISSLFGRLFGKKQMRILMVGLDAAGKTTILYKLKLGEIVTTIPTIGFNVETVEYRNICFTVWDVGGQDKIRPLWRHYFQNTQGLIFVVDSNDRERVAESADELSKMLQEDELRDAVLLVFANKQDLPNAMPVSELTDKLGLQSLRSRTWYVQATCATQGTGLYEGLDWLSNELSKR; encoded by the exons ATGGGGCTGACTATCTCCTCACTGTTCGGGAGACTGTTCGGGAAGAAACAGATGAGAATTCTGATGG tgggTCTGGACGCTGCAGGTAAAACCACAATATTGTACAAGCTGAAACTTGGAGAAATTGTGACTACGATCCCAACCATTG GGTTTAATGTGGAGACTGTGGAGTACAGGAACATCTGCTTCACCGTGTGGGATGTTGGTGGTCAGGATAAAATCCGTCCTCTGTGGAGACACTACTTCCAGAACACTCAG GGTCTGATCTTCGTGGTGGACAGTAATGACCGAGAGAGAGTGGCCGAGTCTGCTGATGAACTCTCCAAAATG ctGCAGGAAGATGAGCTGAGGGACGCCGTGCTGCTGGTGTTCGCCAACAAACAGGATCTGCCCAACGCCATGCCGGTCAGCGAACTCACAGATAAACTGGGCCTGCAGAGTCTGCGCAGCCgaacg TGGTATGTCCAGGCCACGTGTGCTACACAAGGAACCGGACTCTATGAGGGACTGGACTGGTTATCCAACGAGCTGTCCAAACGCTAA
- the arf5 gene encoding ADP-ribosylation factor 5 (The RefSeq protein has 1 substitution compared to this genomic sequence) — MGLTISSIFGRLFGKKQMRILMVGLDAAGKTTILYKLKLGEIVTTIPTIGFNVETVEYRNICFTVWDVGGQDKIRPLWRHYFQNTQGLIFVVDSNDRERVAESADELSKMLQEDELRDTVLLVFANKQDLPNAMPVSELTDKLGLQSLRSRTWYVQATCATQGTGLYEGLDWLSNELSKR; from the exons ATGGGTTTAACAATTTCCTCGATCTTCGGGAGACTTTTTGGGAAGAAGCAGATGAGAATATTaatgg TGGGTTTGGACGCAGCGGGAAAAACAACAATACTGTACAAACTGAAGCTCGGAGAAATCGTCACAACCATCCCTACCATCG GGTTTAATGTGGAGACTGTGGAGTACAGGAACATCTGCTTCACCGTGTGGGATGTTGGTGGTCAGGATAAAATCCGTCCTCTGTGGAGACACTACTTCCAGAACACTCAG GGTCTGATCTTCGTGGTGGACAGTAATGACCGAGAGAGAGTGGCCGAGTCTGCTGATGAACTCTCCAAAATG ctgcaGGAAGATGAGCTGAGGGACGCCGTGCTGCTGGTGTTCGCCAACAAACAGGATCTGCCCAACGCCATGCCGGTCAGCGAACTCACAGATAAACTGGGCCTGCAGAGTCTGCGCAGCCgaacg TGGTATGTCCAGGCCACGTGTGCTACACAAGGAACCGGACTCTATGAGGGACTGGACTGGTTATCCAACGAGCTGTCCAAACGCTAA
- the si:dkey-30c15.2 gene encoding uncharacterized protein si:dkey-30c15.2 isoform X1: MNSSGLSDQEITALSSVYVSCLSLSLIGSCSVFITSIMKREKLKEQAKPLIQLALADLLASLCLGITAVMNLLWSGAVRNSEVVCSAGLALSLTFYSVSFLLVIVYACESAHSLQGWREEDEGDFTHQCPISQDSSSRRRRIDLLYVLVWLLPVIGFVVYIKTVSFSLTSLIPSQHASNYKQSAHNARFCNSCFLFLQLHIDDNEICSTVDLVHIKCIRIFTFISVLSVLISCTLMYWRLQVRLRRYEQDGVRIWSSARYMILVIIFSWTPALVLICLSFAFSETESLFPLFIIQAASVSLYGFLNSIVYAWRRRNFREAVLGERMPLLAYTHRAFFDQSLRNDAEETGSGQN, translated from the exons ATGAACTCCAGTGGATTATCAGACCAAGAG ATCACAGCTCTCTCTTCCGTGTATGTCTCCTGTCTCAGTTTAAG tttaattGGGAGCTGCTCTGTTTTCATCACATCAATTATGAAGAGAGAAAAGCTCAAAGAACAG gcgAAGCCTCTGATCCAGCTGGCTCTAGCGGACCTCCTGGCCTCTCTCTGCCTCGGCATCACAGCTGTGATGAACCTGCTGTGGTCTGGAGCGGTGAGGAACAGTGAGGTGGTGTGCAGCGCAGGATTAGCTCTGTCTCTG ACGTTTTATTCCGTCTCGTTCCTCCTCGTCATCGTGTATGCCTGTGAGTCAGCACACAGCCTTcagggatggagggaggaagaTGAGGGAGATTTCACACATCAG TGTCCGATCTCTCaggacagcagcagcaggaggaggaggatcgATCTGCTGTACGTCCTTGTGTG GCTGCTACCGGTGATTGGATTTGTGGTCTACATCAAGacagtttctttttctttgacgTCTCTTATTCCATCACAACACGCCTCTAATTATAAACAAAGCGCTCATAACGCTCGCTTCTGCAACAg TTGTTTTCTGTTCCTCCAGCTGCACATCGATGATAATGAAATCTGTTCCACTGTG GATTTAGTACATATAAAGTGTATCAGGATTTTCACGTTTATAAGTGTGCTGTCTGTCCTCATCAGCTGTact TTGATGTACTGGAGGCTGCAGGTCAGGTTGAGGCGTTATGAACAGGACGGTGTGAGGATCTGGTCCTCAGCCAGGTACATGATCCTCGTTATCATCTTCTCCTGGACTCCAG ctCTTGTGCTGATCTGTTTATCGTTCGCGTTCTCTGAGACGGAGAGTTTGTTTCCTCTCTTCATCATacag gctgCGTCAGTCTCTCTCTACGGTTTCCTCAACAGTATCGTTTACGCCTGGAGACGCCGTAACTTCCGAGAAGCCGTGCTCGGGGAGAGGATGCCTCTGCTGGCTTACACACACCGAGCTTTCTTTGACCAATCACTGAGAAACGATGcagaggaaacaggaagtggacaGAATTAA
- the si:dkey-30c15.2 gene encoding uncharacterized protein si:dkey-30c15.2 isoform X2 — MKREKLKEQAKPLIQLALADLLASLCLGITAVMNLLWSGAVRNSEVVCSAGLALSLTFYSVSFLLVIVYACESAHSLQGWREEDEGDFTHQCPISQDSSSRRRRIDLLYVLVWLLPVIGFVVYIKTVSFSLTSLIPSQHASNYKQSAHNARFCNSCFLFLQLHIDDNEICSTVDLVHIKCIRIFTFISVLSVLISCTLMYWRLQVRLRRYEQDGVRIWSSARYMILVIIFSWTPALVLICLSFAFSETESLFPLFIIQAASVSLYGFLNSIVYAWRRRNFREAVLGERMPLLAYTHRAFFDQSLRNDAEETGSGQN, encoded by the exons ATGAAGAGAGAAAAGCTCAAAGAACAG gcgAAGCCTCTGATCCAGCTGGCTCTAGCGGACCTCCTGGCCTCTCTCTGCCTCGGCATCACAGCTGTGATGAACCTGCTGTGGTCTGGAGCGGTGAGGAACAGTGAGGTGGTGTGCAGCGCAGGATTAGCTCTGTCTCTG ACGTTTTATTCCGTCTCGTTCCTCCTCGTCATCGTGTATGCCTGTGAGTCAGCACACAGCCTTcagggatggagggaggaagaTGAGGGAGATTTCACACATCAG TGTCCGATCTCTCaggacagcagcagcaggaggaggaggatcgATCTGCTGTACGTCCTTGTGTG GCTGCTACCGGTGATTGGATTTGTGGTCTACATCAAGacagtttctttttctttgacgTCTCTTATTCCATCACAACACGCCTCTAATTATAAACAAAGCGCTCATAACGCTCGCTTCTGCAACAg TTGTTTTCTGTTCCTCCAGCTGCACATCGATGATAATGAAATCTGTTCCACTGTG GATTTAGTACATATAAAGTGTATCAGGATTTTCACGTTTATAAGTGTGCTGTCTGTCCTCATCAGCTGTact TTGATGTACTGGAGGCTGCAGGTCAGGTTGAGGCGTTATGAACAGGACGGTGTGAGGATCTGGTCCTCAGCCAGGTACATGATCCTCGTTATCATCTTCTCCTGGACTCCAG ctCTTGTGCTGATCTGTTTATCGTTCGCGTTCTCTGAGACGGAGAGTTTGTTTCCTCTCTTCATCATacag gctgCGTCAGTCTCTCTCTACGGTTTCCTCAACAGTATCGTTTACGCCTGGAGACGCCGTAACTTCCGAGAAGCCGTGCTCGGGGAGAGGATGCCTCTGCTGGCTTACACACACCGAGCTTTCTTTGACCAATCACTGAGAAACGATGcagaggaaacaggaagtggacaGAATTAA